The following are encoded together in the Kwoniella europaea PYCC6329 chromosome 1, complete sequence genome:
- a CDS encoding cyanate hydratase, whose amino-acid sequence MHNLPSYCHPLLIAKTLSNLTFAEIATQIDKPEVWTASLFYGQAVTDEETAEKLYKVLGENSFIAEYNHNYLTGPGAKMTKEKFINGLIGRSESSLGVKGLVDREKGMEMPPKDPVLYRLYEVLLVYGYSYKAIIQEKFGDGIMSAIDFRTSVERKPDPKGDRVVITMDGKFLSYSSPEAWKG is encoded by the exons ATGCACAACCTCCCTTCTTACTGCCACCCTCTGCTCATCGCCAAGACCCTCTCCAACCTAACCTTCGCGGAGATAGCCACCCAGATCGACAAACCGGAAGTATGGACTGCATCCCTATTCTATGGGCAAGCAGTAACTGATGAAGAAACAGCAGAGAAGTTATACAAGGTATTAGGGGAGAATTCTTTCATTGCTGAATATAATCATAATTACCTTACTGGTCCAGGAGCGAAAATGACCAAGGAGAAATTTATCAATGGGTTGATTGGAAGGTCTGAGAGCTCTTTGGGTGTTAAGGGACTAGTagatagagagaaaggaatggaGATGCCTCCTAAG GATCCGGTTTTGTATAGATTGTACGAAGTTCTACTAGTTTATGGATACTCTTACAAGGCCATCATccaagagaag TTCGGTGACGGCATCATGTCAGCCatcg ATTTCAGAACTTCCGTAGAAAGGAAGCCAGATCCGAAAGGTGATAGAGTAGTAATCACCATGGACGGAAAA TTCTTATCTTACTCTTCGCCTGAAGCTTGGAAAGGATAG